Proteins encoded by one window of Chondromyces crocatus:
- a CDS encoding OmpA family protein: MLQRTPLAALLLLAAAPLVSGCGYSEDEWQAQLAKYGQLQSESAKKEADLQKELQAARDRVAQLEKELSDQGVQLNKVSGELEDRDKALAEYKARAKQLEAIKARFDLLRQKLQTLVNLGLEVNIRRNRMIISLPGDVLFDSGKDKLRKEGEDILKKVAEAIKSDKALINRDYQVAGHTDSSPLNSPPFNDNWGLSLARSRSVLLHLIGKEGGLPRQHWSAAGFADTDPLGPNTTPQGKQKNRRCELIVVPDVDEMLDLTKIAGAVPGKS, encoded by the coding sequence ATGCTTCAGCGAACCCCCCTTGCTGCACTGCTCCTCCTGGCTGCTGCGCCGCTGGTCAGTGGCTGCGGCTATTCCGAGGACGAATGGCAAGCCCAGCTCGCCAAGTATGGCCAGCTCCAGAGCGAGAGCGCCAAGAAGGAAGCCGACCTCCAGAAAGAGCTCCAAGCCGCCCGTGACCGCGTGGCGCAGCTCGAAAAGGAGCTCTCCGATCAGGGCGTTCAGCTCAACAAGGTGAGCGGCGAACTCGAAGACCGCGACAAGGCCCTCGCCGAGTACAAGGCCCGCGCCAAGCAGCTCGAGGCCATCAAGGCCCGCTTCGACCTGCTCCGTCAGAAGCTCCAGACCCTGGTCAACCTCGGCCTGGAAGTGAACATCCGCCGGAACCGGATGATCATCTCCCTCCCTGGCGACGTCCTCTTCGACTCCGGCAAGGACAAGCTCCGCAAGGAAGGCGAAGACATCCTCAAGAAGGTCGCTGAGGCCATCAAGAGCGACAAGGCCCTCATCAATCGCGACTACCAGGTCGCTGGCCACACCGACAGCTCCCCGCTGAACAGCCCGCCGTTCAACGACAACTGGGGCCTCTCGCTGGCCCGTTCCCGCTCCGTGCTCCTGCACCTCATCGGCAAGGAAGGCGGCCTCCCCCGCCAGCACTGGAGCGCAGCTGGCTTCGCCGACACCGACCCCCTCGGCCCCAACACCACGCCCCAGGGCAAGCAGAAGAACCGCCGCTGCGAGCTGATCGTGGTCCCTGACGTCGACGAGATGCTCGACCTCACCAAGATCGCTGGCGCCGTGCCCGGCAAGTCCTGA
- a CDS encoding amidohydrolase, with translation MSTPSDADLILHNGRITTLSDGKPDVSAVAVRDGKILATGTDAEVLRHKTDRTKVIDLAGRRVIPGLADSHLHVIRGGLNYNMELRWDGVPSLADALRLLKEQARRTPAPQWVRVVGGWTEFQFVERRMPTLDEINAAAPETPVFILHLYDRALLNGAALRAVGYTKDTPDPPGGLIQRDKAGNPTGMLIAKPNAMILYATLAKGPKLPFADQLNSTRQFMRELNRLGLTSVVDAGGGFQNYPDDYAVIEQLARDDQMTLRIAYNLFTQRPGNELDDFKAWSKLIRPGDGDDMYRCNGAGEMLVFSAADFEDFLEPRPDLSPSLEGDLEPVIAFLSEHRWPFRLHATYEESITRFLDVFEKVDRRIPFNGLRWWFDHAETVSAKNLDRIAALGGGIAIQHRMAFQGEYFIDRYGAEAARHAPPIRQMLRAGIPVGGGTDATRVASYNPWIGLYWLVAGKTVGGTPLYTDTEKLTREEALRLYTTDNAWFSGEPGKKGRIEPGQLADLVALTDDYFTIPEERIKSLESVLTVLGGKIVHGAGPFAGHNPPPLPFSPSWSPPGTYGGYHAAAVKSAVAHPSATRARNRGFDAGCDCFVI, from the coding sequence ATGAGCACCCCGTCCGACGCCGACCTCATCCTCCACAACGGCCGCATCACCACCTTGAGCGACGGCAAACCCGACGTGTCGGCCGTCGCCGTGCGTGACGGCAAGATCCTCGCGACCGGCACGGACGCCGAGGTCCTCCGCCACAAGACCGACCGCACCAAGGTCATCGACCTCGCGGGCCGCCGCGTCATCCCGGGCCTCGCCGACTCGCACCTCCACGTCATCCGCGGAGGCCTCAACTACAACATGGAGCTGCGCTGGGACGGCGTCCCCTCCCTCGCCGACGCCCTTCGCCTCCTGAAAGAACAAGCCCGCCGCACCCCGGCGCCCCAGTGGGTCCGCGTCGTCGGCGGCTGGACCGAGTTCCAGTTCGTCGAGCGCCGCATGCCCACCCTCGACGAGATCAACGCCGCCGCCCCCGAGACCCCGGTCTTCATCCTCCACCTCTACGACCGCGCCCTCCTCAACGGCGCCGCCCTCCGCGCCGTCGGCTACACCAAGGACACCCCCGACCCGCCCGGTGGCCTCATCCAGCGCGACAAGGCCGGCAACCCCACCGGCATGCTCATCGCCAAACCCAACGCGATGATCCTCTACGCCACCCTCGCCAAGGGCCCCAAGCTCCCCTTCGCCGACCAGCTCAACTCCACCCGCCAGTTCATGCGCGAGCTGAACCGCCTCGGCCTCACCAGCGTCGTCGACGCCGGCGGCGGCTTCCAGAACTACCCCGACGACTACGCCGTCATCGAGCAGCTCGCCCGCGACGACCAGATGACCCTGCGCATCGCCTACAACCTCTTCACCCAGCGCCCTGGCAACGAGCTCGACGACTTCAAGGCCTGGTCCAAGCTCATCCGCCCTGGCGACGGCGACGACATGTACCGCTGCAACGGCGCCGGCGAGATGCTCGTCTTCTCCGCCGCCGACTTCGAGGACTTCCTCGAACCCCGCCCCGACCTCTCGCCCTCCCTCGAAGGCGACCTCGAGCCCGTCATCGCCTTCCTCTCCGAGCACCGCTGGCCCTTCCGCCTCCACGCCACCTACGAGGAGTCCATCACCCGCTTCCTCGACGTCTTCGAGAAGGTCGACCGCCGCATCCCCTTCAACGGCCTTCGCTGGTGGTTCGACCACGCCGAGACCGTCTCCGCAAAGAACCTCGACCGCATCGCCGCCCTCGGCGGCGGCATCGCCATCCAGCACCGCATGGCCTTCCAGGGCGAGTACTTCATCGACCGCTACGGCGCCGAAGCCGCCCGCCACGCGCCCCCGATCCGCCAGATGCTCCGCGCCGGCATCCCCGTCGGCGGCGGCACCGATGCCACCCGCGTCGCCAGCTACAACCCCTGGATCGGCCTCTACTGGCTCGTCGCCGGCAAGACCGTCGGCGGCACCCCGCTGTACACCGACACCGAGAAGCTCACCCGCGAAGAAGCCCTTCGCCTCTACACCACCGACAACGCCTGGTTCTCCGGCGAACCCGGCAAGAAAGGCCGCATCGAACCCGGCCAGCTCGCCGACCTCGTCGCCCTCACCGACGACTACTTCACCATCCCCGAAGAGCGCATCAAGTCCCTCGAATCCGTGCTCACCGTGCTCGGCGGCAAGATCGTTCACGGCGCCGGCCCCTTCGCAGGCCACAACCCCCCGCCGCTCCCGTTCAGCCCCTCCTGGTCCCCGCCCGGCACCTACGGCGGCTACCACGCGGCTGCGGTGAAGTCCGCCGTCGCTCACCCCAGCGCCACCCGAGCCCGCAATCGCGGCTTCGACGCCGGCTGCGACTGCTTCGTGATCTAG
- a CDS encoding glycosyltransferase produces the protein MKRPLITVGITCHAEGDWLLECWESLLAQTDDRWQAVLVMDGTQHAPTIEIFESLEHPRLRKERSSENRGPYPTRNRAFELTDTPYHFYLDGDDKLPHDVLARVYRVIEARPDAGVIYGDYQLFGGYAGMWRYPEHIDPEAFLVSQPIPGGSVYRKSLWEQLGGFAPELARGNADYDFHIGVLEARAPTLHLGGILMHYRVGHTHKVSSGYALRYNETHEIIVARHPRYFADPVRRERFLAQGEKRAALANRAAGNHQRAAELARAAMRRGLWHDRALWPLALPRPFRRRGS, from the coding sequence ATGAAGCGCCCCCTCATCACCGTCGGCATCACCTGCCACGCCGAAGGCGACTGGCTCCTCGAGTGCTGGGAGAGCCTCCTCGCCCAGACCGACGACCGCTGGCAGGCCGTCCTCGTCATGGATGGCACCCAGCACGCCCCCACCATCGAGATCTTCGAGTCCCTCGAACACCCCCGCCTCCGCAAAGAGCGCTCATCGGAGAACCGCGGCCCGTACCCCACCCGCAACCGCGCCTTCGAGCTGACCGACACCCCGTACCACTTCTACCTCGACGGCGACGACAAGCTCCCGCACGACGTCCTCGCCCGCGTCTACCGCGTCATCGAGGCGCGCCCCGACGCGGGCGTCATCTACGGCGACTACCAGCTCTTCGGCGGCTACGCCGGCATGTGGCGCTACCCCGAGCACATCGACCCCGAGGCCTTCCTCGTCTCCCAGCCCATCCCGGGCGGCAGCGTGTACCGCAAATCCCTCTGGGAGCAGCTCGGCGGCTTCGCCCCCGAACTCGCCCGGGGCAACGCCGACTACGACTTCCACATCGGCGTCCTCGAAGCGCGCGCGCCCACCCTCCACCTGGGCGGCATCCTCATGCACTACCGCGTCGGCCACACCCACAAGGTCTCCAGCGGCTACGCCCTCCGCTACAACGAGACCCACGAGATCATCGTCGCCCGGCACCCCCGCTACTTCGCCGATCCTGTCCGCCGCGAGCGCTTCCTTGCCCAGGGCGAAAAACGCGCCGCCCTCGCGAACCGGGCTGCTGGCAACCACCAGCGCGCCGCCGAACTCGCGCGCGCCGCCATGCGCCGCGGCCTCTGGCACGACCGCGCCCTGTGGCCGCTCGCGCTCCCGCGCCCCTTCCGTCGCCGCGGCTCCTGA
- a CDS encoding methyltransferase domain-containing protein, whose amino-acid sequence MMAESHEAAFYDRHWEHTRTATDPHIVAKGDRLLALLPEGVRTLADIGCGDGYLTRRLAERHDVIAVDRSAVALDRLRETASIRAIQASADAIPLPDRAVDLVFSSQMLEHLPADVLHGAAREMQRLATAHLLVTVPHRETLRRRYARCSTCKLQFHIDGHLHAFDAAALDQLFPAFERIHTELTGPLEPPTYAPLEWTRQHLCHHWWMWDDLRLVCPRCGETSLRKPRRGPLRRATERGLDHLADLWSRRAGRAPQPYWIVTLYRRKAAT is encoded by the coding sequence ATGATGGCCGAGAGCCACGAAGCGGCGTTCTACGACCGCCACTGGGAGCACACCCGGACGGCCACCGATCCGCACATCGTCGCGAAGGGCGACCGCCTCCTCGCCCTCCTCCCCGAAGGCGTCCGCACCCTCGCCGACATCGGCTGCGGCGACGGCTACCTCACCCGACGCCTCGCCGAACGGCACGACGTCATCGCCGTCGATCGCAGCGCCGTCGCCCTCGACCGCCTCCGCGAGACCGCCTCCATCCGCGCCATCCAGGCCAGCGCGGACGCCATCCCTCTCCCGGATCGCGCCGTCGATCTCGTCTTCTCGAGCCAGATGCTCGAACACCTCCCGGCCGACGTCCTCCACGGCGCCGCGCGCGAGATGCAACGCCTCGCCACCGCCCACCTCCTCGTCACCGTCCCCCACCGCGAGACCCTGCGCCGCCGCTACGCCCGCTGCTCCACCTGCAAGCTCCAGTTCCACATCGACGGCCACCTCCACGCCTTCGACGCCGCCGCCCTCGACCAGCTTTTCCCCGCCTTCGAGCGGATCCACACCGAACTCACTGGCCCCCTCGAACCCCCCACGTACGCGCCCCTCGAGTGGACCCGCCAGCACCTCTGCCACCACTGGTGGATGTGGGACGACCTTCGCCTCGTGTGCCCCCGTTGTGGCGAGACCTCCCTCCGCAAGCCCCGCCGAGGCCCCCTGCGCCGCGCCACCGAGCGAGGCCTCGACCACCTCGCCGACCTCTGGAGCCGCCGCGCCGGCCGCGCCCCCCAGCCTTACTGGATCGTCACCCTCTACCGCCGGAAGGCGGCCACCTGA
- a CDS encoding MFS transporter, which produces MAKDIPAINLPAPSSEGTSSSAVVTAPPSAWSPLRHPAFRSLWLAALASNLGLWIQNAAGSWDMTTLSSAPLHVALLQTASSFPVFLVGLPAAAFGDIFDRRRLLLSFATWMALTSATLAALSFTGTLTPERLLALTFALGLGAALSAPLWQSILPTLVDRTELAPAVTLGGVAINIARAVGPALGGIGIALAGSAPVYTFNALAFSVVVFQVVRWKQQRPTSHLPPERVVGAIIAGLRFARRAPALQSVLLRSGAFILAGSALWALLPLVARRELHLSPLGFGLLLGCIGAGALAGAAILPRYRARLGTDRLVVLASFLYAAAMLTLAHVRFAPALYVAMTATGVAWIAILSSLNVAAASAAPGWVQSRALGLYLLVFQGGQALGSLAWGALAGRLGTALTLTIAASALLVGLLIAVRHRLGIVSKDDVAPWRAFPEPVLAQPVHIDAGPVLIQRRHVVAPEQRAAFLRLARDLEPVRRRDGAMTWTLFEDVAAPGIFIETFLVASWGEHLRQHHRATAADQKLFDALDQVARDEGVTHLIDAYAAAEASARGEPVG; this is translated from the coding sequence ATGGCCAAGGACATCCCTGCCATCAACCTCCCGGCGCCATCGTCCGAAGGCACGTCATCCTCTGCCGTCGTCACCGCGCCTCCTTCGGCCTGGTCCCCCCTCCGTCACCCTGCCTTCCGCTCCCTCTGGCTCGCCGCCCTCGCGTCGAACCTCGGCCTCTGGATCCAGAACGCCGCCGGAAGCTGGGACATGACCACCCTCAGCAGCGCACCCCTCCACGTCGCGCTGCTCCAGACCGCCTCCAGCTTCCCCGTCTTCCTCGTCGGCCTCCCTGCCGCTGCGTTCGGCGACATCTTCGATCGCCGCCGTCTGCTCCTCTCCTTCGCCACCTGGATGGCTCTCACCAGCGCCACCCTCGCCGCCCTCTCCTTCACCGGCACCCTCACCCCCGAGCGTCTCCTCGCACTCACCTTCGCCCTCGGCCTCGGCGCTGCCCTCTCCGCCCCCCTCTGGCAGTCCATCCTTCCGACCCTCGTCGATCGCACCGAGCTGGCCCCCGCCGTCACCCTCGGCGGCGTCGCCATCAACATCGCGCGCGCCGTCGGCCCGGCCCTCGGCGGCATCGGCATCGCCCTCGCCGGCAGCGCCCCCGTCTACACCTTCAACGCCCTCGCCTTCAGCGTCGTCGTCTTCCAGGTCGTGCGCTGGAAACAGCAACGCCCCACGAGCCATCTCCCCCCCGAGCGTGTCGTCGGCGCCATCATCGCTGGCCTTCGCTTCGCGCGCCGCGCACCTGCTCTCCAGTCCGTGCTCCTCCGCTCGGGCGCGTTCATCCTCGCGGGCAGCGCCCTCTGGGCCTTGCTCCCTCTCGTCGCGCGCCGCGAGCTGCACCTCAGCCCCCTCGGCTTCGGCCTGCTGCTCGGCTGCATCGGCGCGGGAGCCCTCGCGGGCGCCGCCATCCTCCCGCGCTACCGTGCGCGCCTCGGCACCGATCGCCTCGTCGTCCTCGCGAGCTTCCTCTACGCCGCCGCGATGCTCACCCTCGCGCACGTGCGGTTCGCGCCTGCGCTCTATGTCGCCATGACCGCGACCGGCGTCGCCTGGATCGCCATCCTGTCGAGCCTCAACGTCGCCGCCGCCTCGGCTGCGCCAGGGTGGGTGCAGTCACGCGCCCTTGGCCTCTACCTGCTCGTCTTCCAGGGCGGACAAGCCCTCGGCAGCCTCGCCTGGGGCGCCCTCGCAGGTCGCCTCGGGACCGCGCTCACCCTCACGATCGCTGCGAGCGCGCTCCTCGTCGGTCTCCTCATCGCCGTGCGTCACCGCCTCGGCATCGTGAGCAAAGACGACGTCGCCCCCTGGCGCGCCTTCCCCGAGCCCGTCCTCGCGCAGCCCGTGCACATCGACGCGGGTCCTGTGCTCATCCAGCGCCGCCATGTCGTCGCTCCCGAGCAGCGGGCGGCGTTCCTGCGGCTCGCGCGTGATCTGGAGCCTGTGCGCCGACGTGATGGCGCGATGACGTGGACGCTGTTCGAGGATGTCGCCGCGCCGGGCATCTTCATCGAGACCTTCCTCGTCGCGTCCTGGGGCGAGCATCTCCGCCAGCACCACCGCGCGACGGCGGCTGATCAGAAGCTGTTCGACGCCCTCGACCAGGTGGCTCGCGACGAAGGCGTCACCCACCTGATCGACGCCTACGCTGCGGCCGAGGCGAGCGCGCGCGGCGAGCCGGTGGGGTGA
- a CDS encoding hydrolase translates to MSIKPLLTPDAPTLVLVDYQPQMSFAVGNIDVQTLINNAVGLTKTAKIFGIPTILTTVAEKSFSGPTWKQLTDVIPEAKSFDRTSMNFWEDKAVRAEVERIGRKTLILGGLWTTACINFPTIQLLEEGYSVYVVADAMGDVSQAAHDHSITRMVQAGAVPVTWLQVLLELQRDWARQETYDAVTKLAMEHAGAYGVGIQYAKAVLGADANEGKH, encoded by the coding sequence ATGAGCATCAAGCCCCTCCTCACGCCCGACGCCCCCACCCTCGTCCTCGTCGACTACCAGCCCCAGATGTCGTTCGCCGTCGGCAACATCGACGTCCAGACCCTCATCAACAACGCCGTCGGCCTCACCAAGACCGCCAAGATCTTCGGCATCCCCACCATCCTCACCACGGTCGCAGAGAAGTCCTTCTCCGGCCCCACCTGGAAGCAGCTCACCGACGTCATCCCCGAGGCGAAGTCCTTCGACCGCACCTCCATGAACTTCTGGGAGGACAAGGCCGTGCGTGCCGAGGTCGAGCGCATCGGCCGCAAGACCCTCATCCTCGGCGGCCTCTGGACCACCGCCTGCATCAACTTCCCCACCATCCAGCTCCTCGAAGAGGGCTACTCCGTCTACGTCGTTGCCGACGCCATGGGCGACGTGTCCCAGGCGGCCCACGACCACTCCATCACCCGCATGGTCCAGGCGGGCGCCGTCCCCGTCACCTGGCTCCAGGTCCTCCTCGAGCTTCAGCGCGACTGGGCGCGCCAGGAGACGTACGATGCCGTCACCAAGCTCGCCATGGAGCACGCGGGCGCTTACGGCGTTGGCATCCAGTACGCCAAGGCCGTGCTCGGCGCCGATGCCAACGAAGGGAAGCACTGA
- a CDS encoding LysR family transcriptional regulator: MLDPITLDQLRAFIAVVEEGSFSAAARKLQRVQSAVSTAMANLEAQLGVQLWDRSTKVATLTEQGQAVLAAARRVCNEVNALRKLTAGMHVGLEATVSLCVDVLCPTSALVDLCVGFAQHFPGVDLRIDTQTLSTVSARVLDGRATLGVVSPLGVAPGLESTVLAPVRMIPVVAPTYPLAAHRDPIPTTALADCIQIVLSERQDSGVPDQAVLSPRTWRVCDLHTKHAMLRAGLGWGNLPEHIARDDLRAGRLVKLRLQAWGEDEHRLYLSAVYRSDQAFGPAHRWLLEHLKALCLRDLTEALDLPCPPSTPEPSAFSANASASSLVAPSSAEPSPSEPSPSEPRSSPSARKSRPRSPRSS, from the coding sequence GTGCTCGACCCCATCACCCTCGACCAGCTCCGCGCCTTCATCGCCGTCGTCGAGGAAGGCAGCTTCTCCGCTGCCGCCCGCAAGCTCCAGCGCGTCCAGTCGGCGGTCAGCACCGCCATGGCCAACCTCGAAGCCCAGCTCGGCGTCCAGCTCTGGGATCGCTCCACCAAGGTCGCCACCTTGACCGAGCAAGGCCAAGCCGTCCTCGCCGCCGCCCGCCGCGTCTGCAACGAGGTCAACGCCCTCCGCAAGCTCACCGCGGGCATGCACGTCGGCCTCGAAGCCACCGTCTCCCTCTGCGTCGACGTCCTCTGCCCGACCAGCGCCCTCGTCGACCTCTGCGTCGGCTTCGCCCAGCACTTCCCTGGCGTCGACCTCCGCATCGACACCCAGACCTTGTCCACCGTCTCCGCACGCGTCCTCGATGGCCGCGCCACCCTCGGCGTCGTCAGCCCCCTCGGCGTCGCCCCGGGCCTCGAGAGCACCGTCCTCGCTCCCGTCCGCATGATCCCCGTCGTCGCGCCGACCTACCCCCTCGCTGCGCACCGCGACCCCATCCCTACCACCGCCCTCGCCGACTGCATCCAGATCGTCCTGTCCGAGCGCCAGGACTCCGGCGTCCCGGACCAGGCCGTCCTCTCTCCCCGCACCTGGCGTGTCTGCGACCTCCACACCAAGCACGCCATGCTTCGTGCTGGCCTCGGCTGGGGCAACCTCCCCGAGCACATCGCGCGCGACGATCTCCGCGCGGGCCGCCTCGTCAAGCTCCGCCTTCAGGCCTGGGGCGAAGACGAACATCGCCTCTACCTCTCCGCCGTCTACCGCAGCGACCAGGCCTTCGGCCCTGCGCACCGCTGGCTCCTCGAACACCTCAAGGCTCTCTGTCTCCGCGACCTGACCGAGGCGCTCGATCTTCCATGCCCTCCCAGCACACCCGAGCCGAGCGCGTTCAGCGCGAACGCCTCCGCGTCGAGCCTCGTTGCACCGAGCTCCGCCGAGCCGAGCCCGTCCGAGCCGAGCCCGTCCGAGCCGCGCTCCTCTCCTTCGGCCAGGAAATCCCGACCGCGATCGCCCCGATCCTCGTGA
- a CDS encoding AAA family ATPase: MRIDTLRLINFRVFERFELRLEPTLTVLVGRNGAGKTTVLEGLAVALGAWVSGFSGIREDYPIPKSSARRVTAKTSTDLPTESTSYPVRVEAEGQLRDAAGGDARIAWARELRSVEGRTTSGEAVSLRDRAEATEQQLSSSTPTVLPVVAYYGTGRLWLHKREKRTEKRHLKSRLEGYHAALEAASDHKGFEAWMAWREEDRVQRLARAADEGRLLTEVRSPELEAVSTAASGCLEGAQRIYFSANHQELRVDFDNGTSIPFDALSDGQRNLIAVAADIAWRATQLNPHLGAAAPSEATGVVLIDEVDLHLHPAWQWRVLEDLTRTFPRIQFVVTTHSPQVMSSAPAGSVLQLDAEHQPLSGTGTTGNEADTDPLIRHDHPTGSPRALASAAA; this comes from the coding sequence ACGACCGTGCTCGAAGGGCTCGCGGTCGCGCTCGGAGCCTGGGTGAGCGGGTTCAGCGGGATCCGGGAGGACTACCCGATCCCCAAATCGTCTGCCCGGCGCGTGACGGCGAAGACGTCGACGGACCTCCCGACGGAATCGACGAGCTACCCGGTGCGCGTCGAGGCCGAGGGGCAGCTCCGCGACGCAGCAGGTGGTGACGCCCGGATCGCCTGGGCGAGGGAGCTGCGAAGTGTGGAAGGGCGCACCACGAGCGGGGAAGCCGTGAGCCTCCGAGACCGCGCCGAGGCGACGGAGCAGCAGCTCTCGTCCAGCACGCCCACCGTGCTCCCCGTGGTCGCGTACTACGGGACGGGACGGCTCTGGCTCCACAAGCGCGAGAAGCGGACGGAGAAGCGTCATCTCAAGTCCCGGCTGGAGGGCTACCACGCAGCCCTGGAAGCGGCCTCGGATCACAAGGGGTTCGAGGCCTGGATGGCGTGGCGCGAGGAAGACCGGGTGCAGCGGCTGGCGCGGGCGGCGGACGAAGGGCGTCTCCTGACGGAGGTGCGCAGCCCGGAGCTGGAGGCCGTCAGCACGGCGGCGAGTGGGTGCCTGGAGGGGGCGCAGCGCATCTACTTCAGCGCCAACCACCAGGAGCTGCGGGTCGACTTCGACAACGGGACGTCCATCCCGTTCGATGCGCTCTCGGATGGACAGCGCAACCTGATCGCGGTGGCGGCGGACATCGCCTGGCGCGCGACGCAGCTCAATCCGCATCTGGGGGCCGCAGCGCCGTCCGAGGCCACGGGCGTCGTGCTGATCGACGAGGTGGATCTGCACCTTCACCCGGCGTGGCAGTGGCGTGTGCTGGAGGATCTGACGCGGACCTTCCCTCGCATCCAGTTCGTGGTCACGACGCACTCGCCGCAGGTGATGTCGTCAGCGCCGGCGGGATCCGTGCTCCAGCTCGACGCCGAGCACCAGCCGCTCTCTGGAACGGGAACAACTGGGAACGAAGCGGACACGGATCCGCTGATCCGACACGATCACCCCACCGGCTCGCCGCGCGCGCTCGCCTCGGCCGCAGCGTAG
- a CDS encoding class I SAM-dependent methyltransferase, which produces MGEFEQDRAAIERHYLERFLPSSPWASLINNQPYLYQRQRQRRLREALVACGYGAADRLRDLTALDIGCGAGNNLAWLADLGADPAHLTGIDLLEPRVDVARARFKGIHFLAGDITETDVGGPYDVVMLIAVLTSVVNPAFKRRIVDRALSLLKPSGVFFFYDVVTRRPVTGTADYQCLTFDELDAYVAPHRFHYFKRDLLKPRLVDRLVPRHGVAVAELVQATGLFNIDGTFAYLQRRP; this is translated from the coding sequence ATGGGCGAGTTCGAACAGGACCGCGCGGCGATCGAGCGCCACTACCTCGAGCGCTTCCTCCCCTCGAGCCCCTGGGCTTCCCTCATCAACAACCAGCCCTACCTCTACCAGCGCCAGCGCCAGCGCCGCCTCCGCGAAGCCCTCGTCGCTTGCGGCTATGGCGCCGCCGATCGCCTCCGCGACCTCACCGCCCTCGACATCGGCTGCGGCGCTGGCAACAACCTCGCCTGGCTCGCCGACCTCGGCGCCGATCCCGCCCACCTCACCGGCATCGACCTGCTCGAACCCCGCGTCGACGTCGCCCGCGCCCGCTTCAAAGGCATCCACTTCCTCGCCGGCGACATCACCGAGACCGACGTCGGCGGCCCCTACGACGTCGTCATGCTCATCGCCGTCCTCACCAGCGTCGTGAACCCCGCCTTCAAGCGGCGCATCGTGGACAGAGCGCTCTCCCTCCTCAAACCGAGCGGCGTCTTCTTCTTCTACGACGTCGTCACCCGCCGACCCGTGACCGGCACCGCCGACTACCAGTGCCTCACCTTCGACGAGCTCGACGCCTACGTCGCTCCTCACCGCTTCCACTACTTCAAGCGCGATCTCCTCAAACCCCGGCTCGTCGACCGCCTCGTCCCTCGTCATGGCGTCGCCGTCGCCGAGCTCGTCCAGGCCACGGGCCTCTTCAACATCGACGGCACCTTCGCCTACCTCCAGCGCCGACCATGA
- the wecB gene encoding non-hydrolyzing UDP-N-acetylglucosamine 2-epimerase — protein sequence MILLIAATRPNFMKVAPVYRALRARDLPVRLLHTGQHFDASMSDVFFRDLGLPTPDVHLGAGGGSHAEQTASILVGVEKDLLQNRPSVVVVVGDVTSTLSAALAAAKLGIPVVHIESGLRSRDWTMPEEINRILTDQLSDLLLTPSHDAAPNLKAEGIPDERIKFVGNIMIDSLHWSLRHQTDVLARLGLEPRGYAVVTLHRPANVDTAEKLRETLDAVEAIASRIPSIFPVHPRTVQRAETFGLAERLRSMPGLRAIEPLGHHDFVTAMANARLVATDSGGIQEETTALGIPCLTMRQGTERPITVTEGTNIIVGLDAALIAREVDTILADRAKKGRVPEGWDGNTADRIADALQAFLAGNPPPRTSGPRA from the coding sequence ATGATCCTCCTCATCGCCGCGACCCGCCCCAACTTCATGAAGGTGGCTCCCGTCTACCGCGCCCTCCGCGCGCGCGACCTCCCCGTCCGCCTCCTGCACACCGGGCAGCACTTCGACGCCAGCATGAGCGACGTCTTCTTCCGCGACCTCGGCCTCCCGACCCCCGACGTCCATCTCGGCGCAGGCGGCGGCTCTCACGCCGAGCAGACCGCGTCCATCCTCGTCGGCGTCGAGAAGGACCTCCTCCAGAACCGCCCCTCCGTCGTCGTCGTCGTCGGTGACGTCACCAGCACCCTCTCTGCGGCCCTCGCCGCCGCCAAGCTCGGCATCCCCGTCGTCCACATCGAGTCGGGCCTCCGCTCCCGCGACTGGACCATGCCCGAGGAGATCAACCGCATCCTCACCGACCAGCTCTCCGACCTCCTCCTCACCCCCTCGCACGACGCCGCGCCCAACCTGAAGGCCGAGGGCATCCCCGACGAGCGCATCAAGTTCGTCGGCAACATCATGATCGACTCCCTCCACTGGTCGCTGCGCCACCAGACCGACGTCCTCGCGCGCCTCGGCCTCGAACCCCGCGGCTACGCCGTCGTCACCTTGCACCGCCCCGCCAACGTCGACACCGCCGAGAAGCTCCGCGAGACCCTCGACGCCGTCGAGGCCATCGCCTCGCGCATCCCCTCCATCTTCCCCGTCCACCCCCGCACCGTGCAGCGCGCCGAGACCTTCGGCCTCGCCGAGCGCCTCCGCTCCATGCCGGGCCTCCGCGCCATCGAGCCCCTCGGCCACCACGACTTCGTCACCGCCATGGCCAACGCGCGCCTCGTCGCCACCGACTCCGGCGGCATCCAGGAAGAGACCACCGCCCTCGGCATCCCTTGCCTCACCATGCGCCAGGGCACCGAGCGCCCGATCACCGTCACCGAGGGGACCAACATCATCGTCGGTCTCGATGCCGCCCTCATCGCGCGCGAGGTCGACACCATCCTCGCCGACCGCGCCAAGAAGGGTCGCGTTCCGGAAGGCTGGGACGGTAATACCGCCGACAGGATTGCGGACGCACTCCAGGCATTCCTGGCTGGAAATCCGCCACCGCGGACCTCTGGCCCCCGCGCCTGA